ATTATGGATATGCGAGCGGAACACCACGCTGTTAAAGCCGATAAACACATCATCCCCCACTTCACAGGGACCATGAATAATTGAACGATGGGCAATGGATGTCCGCTGCCCTATGGTCACCGCAGCACCAGATTTAGAGTGGATCACCACACCATCCTGAATATTGGAATCACGCCCGATAATAATCGGTTCCATATTGCCTTCAGCATCCACTTCGTCCGCCCGGATAACCGCATAGGGTCCAACGAATACATTATCTTCAATAACAACCCGACCACAGATGATTGCCGTCGGATCAATAAAGGCTTTTTCAGAAACAACAGGACTAAACCCTGATGGATTTTTACGTAGCATGCTCAGCTTCCCCTGTTGTATTTCTGATCGATGACGACCGCATTGTGCGCATGCAGGCTTTCCTGATGCTCCACCTTAAACCAGTAATCAGTTATCTGTTCCATCCCCTCAAGACGGGTTTTAATGCGCCGTGCAGCATCTTCACAGAACATCAGGTTTTCAGCATTCAGGCGTGCAAATTCCTGCTCATCACTACGCTTCACTGCTGTCTGCACCGGTGTACCCAGCGCTTGTTCAAAACCATCAATAAGCTCAGGCAATTCAGGAAAAGTCTGATCAGCTAATTGCAACTTCAGGTAAGCATAGGAGCGCTGACTGTGGGGTGTGGCGATGGAGCCTGCCTCAG
The genomic region above belongs to Amphritea japonica ATCC BAA-1530 and contains:
- a CDS encoding carbonate dehydratase — translated: MLRKNPSGFSPVVSEKAFIDPTAIICGRVVIEDNVFVGPYAVIRADEVDAEGNMEPIIIGRDSNIQDGVVIHSKSGAAVTIGQRTSIAHRSIIHGPCEVGDDVFIGFNSVVFRSHIHNGSVIRHNCVIDGLDLPPQMHVPPMTNIGPEFDLSAIEQVPPDYSSFSESVVAANHWLVEGYKKLANEL